A window of Geothrix edaphica genomic DNA:
CAGGCCGTTGGCCGCCTTCCCGATGATGTTGGCCGTCGCGGGCACCACGGCCACCAACTCCGCCCAGCGGGCCAGTTCGATGTGCTCGATGCTGGGGTTGGCGCGCCACTCGCCCTGGTCCGGGTTGGCCCCGTAGCAGGGCTCGCCCGTGAGGCTGCTGAGCGTGAGGGGCGTGATGAAGCGGGCGCCCGCCTCGGTGAGGATGCAGCGGACCCGGTGGCCCTGGTTGGCCAGCAACCGGGCCAGATCAGCGGACTTGTAGGCGGCGATGCCGCCGGTGATGCCGAGGATGATCTGCATCAGAGAGACTCCTGGAGCCCCCATCCTACTCCAGCCACATTGATTGAACGGCTGGCAGGTGTTATGCTTCCTGGTTCGGAGTGGCCCATGACCCAGCGCACCATCGTCCGTGTACCAGAAGAAATCGCCAACAAGTACCGCTTCGTCGTCGTGGCGGGCAAGCGCTGCGACCAGCTCCAGCGCGGCGCCTTCCCCAAGGTCGAAGTGGTCGTCCCCGTGAACAAGCACGGCCAGGCCCAGGATGCCCCCAAGCTGGCCTCCTTCTGGGGCCAAGTGGCCATGGCCGAGGTCGAGGAGAACCGTATCGCCTTCGAAGAGCCCGAGATCATCACCATCGAGGACACGACGGTGGTCCCCATCTCCGGCGAGTGAAGGCACCTGTTCCCGGAAAAGCCCCCGTCCTGGGGGCTTTTTCAGGTCTGGTCAAAATTTCCACATTCGATGAAATAGCTCTTGCCGGGTTCCACGTGAGACTTCATGATTCAACGTCTGTTGAATTGGAGCCCCATGCCCTCCCCTGCCCGCCCTCGCGGCCCCAAGCCCAATCGGATGGACCCGGACCAGATCCTGGACGCCGCCCAGGAGGTCTTCGCCCGGGACGGCCTCCGGGCGGCCAGCCTGCGGGCCATCGCGAAGCAGGCCGGGTGCGATCCGGCCCTCATCTACTACCACTTCGACAGCAAGGAGGCCATGTTCACGGCCCTGCTGGCCCGCCGCTTCCCGCCCATCCTCCAGGATCTCGAGAGGGTGGCGGCGCCCGGAGATCCCCGCTCCACCGCCCTCAGGCTCTGGGAGGTCGTCCGGATCTACCACCGGCACCTCAAGGATGATCCCGCGATCCGATCCCTCATCCGGGGCGAGATCGTGCGCGGAGCCGAGGGGCTCTCGGACCTCATCGAGGCGCGGATCCGTCCCATCGTGATGGCCATCCGGAGCATCCTCGACCAGGGCATCGCGCGGGGGGAGCTGCGAGCGGACCTCCATACCCTGCTGGGCACCTTCTTTCTCGCGAGGATGCACCTCGAGATCCTCGACCTGCTGCCCACCGTGCTGCCCCGTCTCATGGGACTGCCCCATGACCAGGCCGTGGAGACCGGGCTGCAGGTCTGGTTCGACCTGTATTGGCGGGGTGTCGCCCGGGACCCGCTCGCTCCGTTGCCGCCCCTGCCCGGACTTGCGGCAGACCCCATCCCCATCAAGGAGACCCGTCCATGAGACCGGCAGACCGGCACCTTCCCATCACCACGCTGGTTCTCCTGGCCGGCACGGCCTTCCTGGCCACCGGCTGCGGGAACCACCAGGAGAACCGCCTCAAGCTCTCGGGCAACATCGAAGTCATCCAGGTGGAGGCCAGCTTCCGGGTGCCAGGCAAGGTGCTGGAGCGCCCGGTGGATGAGGGCCAGGTGGTCCAGGCCGGACAGCTCATCGCCCGGCTCGACGCCAGGGACCTGGAGCAGCAGGTGGCCATGCGCCAGGCGGACGCCGCCACCGCCAGAGCCGCCTTGGACGCGGCGCTGGCCGGATCGCGCAAGGAGGAGATCGAAGCCTCCAGGGCCGCCCTGGAGCAGGCCAACGCCGATCTCCGGAGGCTGGAGCCCGACGAGGCCCGGCTGCGCGACCTCCAGCAGCAGGGCATCCTCTCGGTGCGCGACTACGAGGCCAGCCGGGCCTCCCTCGAGGCGGCCCGCGGCAAGGTCCGGCAGGCGGATCAGCAGTTCACCCTCATCCGCAAGGGACCCCGGAAAGAGGACATCGACCAGGTCCGGGCCCGGTTCGAGCAGGCCCAGCAGGCCCTCGCCCTGGCCCGGACCCAGCTGGGCTACGCCACCCTCACGGCGCCGACCGCCGGCGTGATCCTCTCCAAGAACGTCGAGCCCATGGAGTACGTCTCGCCGGGCACGGCGGTCGTGACCATGGCAGATCTCGGGCAGGTCTGGCTGCGCGCCTACGTGGAGGAGTCGGATCTGGGCCGCGTGAAGGTGGGCCAGAAGGCGTTCGTCACATCCGATTCCTTCCCCGGGAAGCGCTACGAGGGCCGCGTGGGCTTCATCGCCTCCGAGGCCGAGTTCACGCCCAAGACCGTCCAGACCCGCAAGGAGCGCACGAAGCTGGTCTACCGCATCAAGATCGACATCCCCAACCCGGCCCAGGAGCTCAAGCCCGGCATGCCCGTGGACGCCGAGATCGCCCTGGACGGCCGGTGATGGAGACCGTTCGGACCCAGGCGCTCACGCGCCGCTTCGGGGATCTCGTGGCCCTCGACCAGCTGACCCTGGCCGTGGAGGAGGGGGAGATCTTCGGGCTCGTGGGGCCGGACGGTGCGGGCAAGACCACCACCATGCGCCTGCTGACCGGAATCCTCGAGCCCACCTCGGGCGAGGCGTGGGTCGACGGGCTGCACGCCGTGCGGGATGCGGAGGCCATCAAGGACCGCATCGGCTACATGGCCCAGCGCTTCGGCCTGTACCCGGATCTCACGGTGCAGGAGAACATCGACTTCTACGCTGACCTCTACGAAGTCCCGAAGGCCGGCCGGAACGAGCGCGTCGAACGGCTCCTGGCCTTCAGCAACCTCACGCCCTTCCGGCGCCGCCACGCGGGCAACCTCTCCGGAGGGATGAAGCAGAAGCTGGGGCTCGCCTGCGCGCTCATCCACACCCCCCGGGTGCTCTTCCTGGACGAGCCGACGAACGGCGTGGATCCGGTCTCCCGCCGGGACTTCTGGCGCATCCTCTACCAGCTTCAGCAGGAGCGGGTGACCATCTTCGTCTCCACGGCCTACCTGGACGAGGCCGAGCGCTGCAACCGCATCGGCCTGCTCCACCAGGGCAGGCTCCTGGCTTGCGACACCGTGGAGGGTGTGAAGGGCCTGCTGAAGGGCGCGCTCCTGGAGGTCCGCTGCGAGTCCCCCCGGCGGGCCGCGGGGATCCTGCGCGCCGCCGACCTCGGCTCCGTGGCCCTTTTCGGCGACCGCATCCATGTGCTCGCCGCAGACGCGGACCGGGGCCGGACCGCCGTGGAGGCCGCCCTCCAGGCCGAGGGGATCCCCGCGCTGGAGATCCAGGTGATCGAGCCCACCCTCGAGGACATCTTCACCTCCGCGATTCCCGAGGTGGCGCTTGGCTGAGTTCGCCGTGACCCTGCGCAACCTCGAGCGGCGGTTCGGGGACTTCGTGGCCGTCAACCGCATCAGCCTCGACGTGCGCCAGGGCGAGATCTTCGGCTTCCTCGGCCCCAACGGCGCGGGCAAGTCCACCACCATCCGGATGCTCTGCGGCCTGCTGGAACCCACCGGCGGGCAGGGCACCGTGGCCGGGCACGACATCCGCACCGAACGCGAGGAGATCAAGCGGGGCATCGGCTACATGAGCCAGAAATTCAGCCTCTATGACGACCTCACCGTAGAGGAGAACATCGACTTCTTCAGCGGCATCTACGGCGTGCCCCATGACAAGAAGGCCGGGCGGAAGGCCTGGGTGCTGGATATGGCCCACCTCGTGGAGCACCGCCACACGCGGACGGGCCTGCTCCCCGGCGGCTGGAAGCAGCGTCTGTCCCTGGGTTGCGCCCTGCTCCACGAACCCCGGGTGCTCTTCCTGGATGAGCCGACATCCGGCGTGGATCCCCTGAGCCGGCGGTCCTTCTGGGACCTCATCTATCAGCTGGCCGGCGAGGGGGTCACGGTCTTCGTCACCACCCACTACATGGAGGAGGCCGAGTACTGCGACCGCCTGGGCCTGATCTACCGGGGCGAGCTGGTCGCCCTGGGCACGCCCAGCGAGATGAAGGGCGAGCTCATGGCCGACCAGGTGCTGCGCGTCTCCTGCGACCGCTCCCATGAAGCCCTGGGCGTGGCCGCAACCGTGGCAGGCGTCCGGGACGCGGCCCTCTTCGGGCAGGACATCCACCTCATGACGGAAGACGCCGAAGCCCTCGCGCCCCGCCTCCGCCAGGCCCTCGTGGCAGCCGGCTTCCAGGTGGGCACCGTGGAGCGCATCGCGCCCTCTCTGGAGGATGTCTTCGTCTCCCTCATCGAAGCCCGGGACCGCGCCGACGGCGCCCAGCAGGAGTTCAGGGCATGAGCCCCCTCAACCTCCACCGTCTCCGCGCCGTGGCGCGCAAGGAGTTCATCCACGTCCTGCGGGATCCCCGCGCCCTGGCCATCGCCATCGTGCTGCCCATGATCATGCTGATGATCTTCGGCTACGCCCTGACCATGGATCTCGACCGCGTGCCCCTGGCGGTCTGGGACCAGAGCCGCACGCCCCAGAGCCGGGAGCTGATCAGCCGCTTCGAGGGCTCGCGGTATTTCTCCGTGACCACAAGGCCCGGCTCCTACGCCGAGGTGGAGGAATCCATCGCCGGGGGGCGGACGATGATGGCCCTGGTCATTCCAGTCGAGTTCGGCCGGCGGGTCGCCTCCGGAAGGAAGACCGAGGTGCAGGTGCTGACCGATGGCAGCGACGCCAACACCACCACCCTGGCCCTCTCCTACGCCGATACCATCGTGCGGAACTACTCCCAGGAACTCCTGGTGGAAAAAGCCCGGCAGCTGACGGGCCGGCCCCCCGCCCTGCCCCTGGATCTGCGGTTCCGGGCCTGGTTCAACACGGACATGGAGTCCCGGATCTTCATCGTGCCCGGGCTCATCGCCGTGATCATGATGCTCATCGCCGCGCTGCTCACCTCGCTCACGGTGGCGCGGGAGTGGGAGACCGGCACGATGGAGCAGCTCATCTCCACACCGCTCCGGGGAAGCGAGCTGATCCTGGGAAAGCTCGCCCCCTACTTCGCCATCGGCATGGTGGACATGCTGCTCTCCGTGCTGGCCGGCCGCTTCCTGTTCGACGTGCCCATCCGCGGAAGCCTGCTGCTCCTGTTCGGCGTCTCCGCCGTCTACCTGGTGGGGGCGCTCTCCCTGGGCATCCTCATCAGCACCAAGGCCAAGAGCCAGCTCCTGGCCAGCCAGTTCGCCTTCGTGGCCACCTTCCTTCCGGCCTTCCTGCTCTCGGGCTTCATGTTCGACATCGGCAACATGCCCAGGGCCCTCCAGGTGGTGACCTACCTCATCCCGGCCCGGTACTTCGTGACCTTCCTGCGCGGCCTCTACCTCAAGGGGACAGGCCTGGCCCAGCTGTGGCCCGAGTGCCTGCTGATGGTCGCCTTCGGCACCTTGATGCTCGGCCTCGCCATCCGCAGCTTCCAGAAGCGATTGGCCTAGGAGGTGCCTATGCTCGAACGCCTCTACCGGATGCTCGTCAAGGAATTCATCCAGGTGCTCCGGAACCCCAGGATGCGGGCCGTCCTGTTCGTGATGCCCGTGGCCCAGGTGATCATCATCGGATACGCGGTGAATACCGATGTGCGCCACGTGCCCATGGCCGTCTACGACCTGGACCGCACCCCCGCCACCCGCGACCTGATCGCCCGCTTCGAGGGCTCGGGATGCTTCGACGTGGTGCGTCGGATCACCTCCGAACCGGAGATCCAGGAAGTGCTGGACTCCGGGGAAGCGAAGGCGGTCCTCCGGCTCAACCGTGGCTTCGCTGAGGCGTTGCAGGGGGGAGGCAGCGCCCGGGCCCAGTTCCTCCTGGACGGTTCGGACTCCAACACAGCCAGCGTCGCGCTCACCTACGCCGCCAGGATCTCCGCCGACTTCAACCGGTCGCTCCTGGAGCAGCGCTTCTCGCGGACAGCCGGAGTGCACCTCGATGCCGAGCCCATCGCCCTCGTCTCCCGCGCCTGGTTCAACCCCAACCTGGACAGCCGCAACTTCTTCGTGCCGGGCGTCCTGGCCATGCTCGTGGCCGTGCTCACGATCATCCTCTCCAGCATGTCCATCGTGCGGGAACGGGAGGTCGGCACCATGGAGCAGATCATGGTCACGCCCATCGGCCGGCTGGAGTTCATCCTGGGCAAGACCATCCCCTTCGCGGTCATCGGTCTTGTGGACGTCGCCCTCATCGCCCTCATCGCGGTCTTCTGGTTCCGGGTGCCCCTGCTCGGCTTCCCGCCGATCCTGTTCCTAGGCACGGGCCTGTACTTGCTGAGCACGCTCGGCGTCGGCCTCTTCATCTCCACCGTGAGCTCCACCCAGCAGCAGGCCATGATGACTGCCTTCTTCTTCATGCTGCCAGCCTTCATGCTCTCGGGCTTCGTCTATCCCATCGCCAACATGCCCAAGGTGGTGCAGGTCCTCACCTACCTGAACCCCCTCCGGTACTACCTCGTGATCATCCGGGGCGTGTTCCTGAAGGGACTGGGCCTGGAGGTGCTCTGGCCCCAGATGCTGGCCCTGACCGCCCTCGGAACCCTCATGCTGCTCCTGGCCGCGGGGCGGTTCCGGAAGACGATGGGCTGAGGCGTCGCAGCCTCAGGCGAACCGGTAGCTTGCCAGGCTGAGACTGCCCAGCTGCCAGCCTTCGAAGACCGGCTCCGGCACGGACTGGGCAGCGCCCAGCGCCACAAAGAGGGGATCCAGGTGCTCGGAGGTGGGCACCGATTCCGTCGCACCGGGGGCTCCTGGCCAGCCTGTGAGTCCGACAGCGTCCCCAGCCGCCAGGCGCGCCCGCACCCAGTCCTGGAAGGCCAGGGCCCAGGGCTGCGGCCCGGAGGCATCCTGCCAGTCGAGCCTCCGGAGGTTGTGGACGATGCCGCCACTGCCGAGGATGAGTACGCCAGAATCCCGCAGCGGCGCCAGGGCGCGGCCTGCCGCCAGGAGCTGTTCCGGCGTCCGGGGCCGGGGCAGCGAGAGCTGCACCACGGGGACATCAGCCTTCGGCACCAGGTAGCGCAGGGGCACCCAGGCGCCGTGATCGAGAGGACGCTGGGCCTCCAGTTCCGCTTCCATTCCCGTGGCACGAAGCAGGAACGCGGCCTCCGCTGCCAGGCCCGGCGACCCGGGCGCGGGGTAATCCAGGGCATAGAGCGTCTCAGGGAAGCCCCCGAAGTCGTGCATGACCCCCGGGACTTCCGCCGAGGAGAGACGGAACGCACCCCCCGCCTCCCAGTGGGCCGAGCAGACCAGGATGCCGCGGAGGGGCGGGAGGTCTTCCCCGAGGGCTGCGACCGCCGCGCCCCAGGCCCCGCCCTCCAGGGCGAGCATGGGCGAGCCGTGGGCGAGGAACAGGGCGGGGAGGGAGGGAGATTCGGCCATGCTGCAAGGATGGGTTTTTTATATATGTGTTTCAACTTCTTTTTTTGGTTCTTGAGCCTCGCCTCGTTCATGCCGATTGGAGGGTAAGCTAAGGAAGGTCAGCTACTGGAGCCCGCATTGAACCTCAGGCTTGGCGTGAACATCGATCATGTGGCCACCCTCCGGCAGGCCCGGGGCGGTCATGAGCCCGAGCCCGTGGCGGCGGCCCTGCTGGCCCAGAGCGCCGGGGCCCACGGCATCACAGTCCACCTCCGGAGTGACCGCCGGCACATCCAGGACCGGGATCTCCGTGTGCTGAAGGATGTCCTGGCGATCCCCCTGAATGTGGAGTGCGCCGCCACGCCCGAGGCCCTCGAGGCCGTCGTCCCCGTCCGCCCCTCCTGGATCACCCTGGTGCCGGAAAGCCGGGAGGAACTCACCACCCAGGGCGGGCTGGACGCCATCTTCCTCCAGGGCATGCTGCGCCCCGTGATGCGGGAGCTGCGCAGCGCGGGCATCCGCGTGAGCCTGTTCGTGGACCCGGTGCTCGATCAGGTGAAGATGGCCGCCAAGCTGGAGGCCGACGCGGTGGAGCTGAACACCGGGATCTACAGCGATCTGCCCATGGACTCCGATGCCACCCTCGAGCTCGGCCGCATCCGCGACGCCGCCCGCCTGGGCAGCCGGCTGGGGCTGCGGGTCCTGGCCGGCCACGGGCTGGACCTCCACAACGTGGGCCCCATCGCCGCCATCCCCGAGATTGAGGAGCTGAATATCGGCCACAGCCTCATTGGGCGGGCCGTCCTCGTGGGACTGGAGCGGTCGGTGGAAGAGATGTTGGCCGCCATGGCGGAGACCAGGCCTTGAGCAATCTCCGCGGTACCTTGGAGAGCATTGCCCTCACGGACGTGGCCCAGCTGCTCCACGTCAACCGGAAGACCGGCATGCTCCAGGTGACCTCGGGCAAGACGAGCGGCGTGCTCTATTTCTCGAATGGCGAGGTGATCCACGCCGAGACCGTGGCGGGCCGCGGCGAGACCGCCGCCTTCGAGATCCTCGAGTGGGTGTCGGGCCACTTCGAGTTCCTCGGCACCCAGATCCAGGTCCCCGCCTCGATCCGCCGCACCGTGCCGGATCTGCTCATGGACTCCGCCCGCCTCCAGGACAGCCGGAGGCGCCTCCACACCATCTTCCCCAGGCTGACCGCCGTCCCCTGGCCCACCATGCGCCCGCCCCAGCTCCTGGAGGGCATCAAGGTGTTCGCGGAGGACCGCCGGATCATGCCCTTCTTCGACGGCTACCGCGACTTCCAGGATGTCATGGCCGCCACGGGGCAGAACGATGTCGCCGTGCTCCAGGCGGCCTCCCTCCTCAAGGACGCGGGGCGGCTGGAGGTGCTGGAGCCGGATGCCCATGTCACCGTGGCGGAACTGAAGACCGGCCTCTTCAAGAAGGCCGATCATCTCGGGTTGCCCAAGGCCATGGAGGGCTGGTGGACCGTGCTCGGCCCCTACCGCCACGGGGTCGCCAACGTGCGGGTCATCTGGCCCAAGGGGCCCGCCGTGGAGCGGGTGGAGTTCCTGCCCGGGCTACCCGAGAAGCATGTCGCCATCCCCAGGGAGCTGATGCAGGGCTGGGGACTGTCCGAAGGCGCCCACGTGAAGGTGCGGCCCGCTCCCTGAGCGGCGCGGATCCCGGGTCAGACCAGGACAATCTCCAATTCCCCGATGCCCTCGATGCCGCAGCAGACGCGGTTCCCGCGAACCAGGGCCCCCACGCCCGACGGCGTCCCGGTGAAGATGAGGTCACCGGGGGCCAGGGCCACATAGGCGGACAGGTGGGCGATCACCTCTGCCACGTCCCAGGTCATCTGGGCCAGGTCCCCGCGCTGGCGATCGGTGCCGTCCACCGACAACCAGATGGCGCCGGAGGTGGGATGACCGCAGCGCGAGGCGGGCATCACCGCCGACACGGGCGCCGACTGGTCGAACCCTTTGGCCATCTCCCAGGGCTGCCCCTTGTCCTTGAACTTGGCCTGGAGGTCGCGGCGGGTGAGGTCGATGCCCACGGCATAGCCATAGACACAGGCCAGGGCCTTTGCCGCGGGGATGTCCCGACCGCCGCCGCCCAGGGCCACCACCAGCTCCACTTCATGGTGCAGGTTCGCGGTGAGGGGCGGATAGGCGATGTCGCCGCCACGGGGCACCACCGTGTCCGACGGCTTGCCGAAGAAGAACGGGGGCTCGCGGTCCGGATTCCCGCCCATCTCCCGGGCATGGTCCGCGTAGTTCCTTCCGACGCAGTAGATCCGGCGCACGGGGAAGCAGGCCGTGGATTCCGCCACCGGAAGGACCGGGGCCGAGGGGATGGGGATGACGAACTCCATGGGGTGCTCCTAGCCTTTGGCCCGGGGATGGGCCTTCTCGTAGGTCCGGGCCAGTTCCTCCAGGCCCAGGTGAGTGTAGCGCTGCGTGGTGCTCAGGCTCGCATGCCCCAGCAGCTCCTGGATGGCCCGCAGATCCATGCCCCGGTTCAGCAGGTGAGTGGCGAAGCTGTGGCGCAGGGCATGGGGGCTCACGCGGGAGCGCACCGCCGCGGCCTCCAGGGCTGAGCGCAGCAGGGCGCGCACGCTGGTGGGCGTGAGCCGCCCG
This region includes:
- a CDS encoding ABC transporter ATP-binding protein; translation: METVRTQALTRRFGDLVALDQLTLAVEEGEIFGLVGPDGAGKTTTMRLLTGILEPTSGEAWVDGLHAVRDAEAIKDRIGYMAQRFGLYPDLTVQENIDFYADLYEVPKAGRNERVERLLAFSNLTPFRRRHAGNLSGGMKQKLGLACALIHTPRVLFLDEPTNGVDPVSRRDFWRILYQLQQERVTIFVSTAYLDEAERCNRIGLLHQGRLLACDTVEGVKGLLKGALLEVRCESPRRAAGILRAADLGSVALFGDRIHVLAADADRGRTAVEAALQAEGIPALEIQVIEPTLEDIFTSAIPEVALG
- a CDS encoding pyridoxine 5'-phosphate synthase; its protein translation is MNLRLGVNIDHVATLRQARGGHEPEPVAAALLAQSAGAHGITVHLRSDRRHIQDRDLRVLKDVLAIPLNVECAATPEALEAVVPVRPSWITLVPESREELTTQGGLDAIFLQGMLRPVMRELRSAGIRVSLFVDPVLDQVKMAAKLEADAVELNTGIYSDLPMDSDATLELGRIRDAARLGSRLGLRVLAGHGLDLHNVGPIAAIPEIEELNIGHSLIGRAVLVGLERSVEEMLAAMAETRP
- a CDS encoding ABC transporter permease — protein: MSPLNLHRLRAVARKEFIHVLRDPRALAIAIVLPMIMLMIFGYALTMDLDRVPLAVWDQSRTPQSRELISRFEGSRYFSVTTRPGSYAEVEESIAGGRTMMALVIPVEFGRRVASGRKTEVQVLTDGSDANTTTLALSYADTIVRNYSQELLVEKARQLTGRPPALPLDLRFRAWFNTDMESRIFIVPGLIAVIMMLIAALLTSLTVAREWETGTMEQLISTPLRGSELILGKLAPYFAIGMVDMLLSVLAGRFLFDVPIRGSLLLLFGVSAVYLVGALSLGILISTKAKSQLLASQFAFVATFLPAFLLSGFMFDIGNMPRALQVVTYLIPARYFVTFLRGLYLKGTGLAQLWPECLLMVAFGTLMLGLAIRSFQKRLA
- a CDS encoding fumarylacetoacetate hydrolase family protein — protein: MEFVIPIPSAPVLPVAESTACFPVRRIYCVGRNYADHAREMGGNPDREPPFFFGKPSDTVVPRGGDIAYPPLTANLHHEVELVVALGGGGRDIPAAKALACVYGYAVGIDLTRRDLQAKFKDKGQPWEMAKGFDQSAPVSAVMPASRCGHPTSGAIWLSVDGTDRQRGDLAQMTWDVAEVIAHLSAYVALAPGDLIFTGTPSGVGALVRGNRVCCGIEGIGELEIVLV
- a CDS encoding ABC transporter ATP-binding protein; amino-acid sequence: MAEFAVTLRNLERRFGDFVAVNRISLDVRQGEIFGFLGPNGAGKSTTIRMLCGLLEPTGGQGTVAGHDIRTEREEIKRGIGYMSQKFSLYDDLTVEENIDFFSGIYGVPHDKKAGRKAWVLDMAHLVEHRHTRTGLLPGGWKQRLSLGCALLHEPRVLFLDEPTSGVDPLSRRSFWDLIYQLAGEGVTVFVTTHYMEEAEYCDRLGLIYRGELVALGTPSEMKGELMADQVLRVSCDRSHEALGVAATVAGVRDAALFGQDIHLMTEDAEALAPRLRQALVAAGFQVGTVERIAPSLEDVFVSLIEARDRADGAQQEFRA
- a CDS encoding DNA-directed RNA polymerase subunit omega, encoding MTQRTIVRVPEEIANKYRFVVVAGKRCDQLQRGAFPKVEVVVPVNKHGQAQDAPKLASFWGQVAMAEVEENRIAFEEPEIITIEDTTVVPISGE
- a CDS encoding TetR/AcrR family transcriptional regulator, translating into MPSPARPRGPKPNRMDPDQILDAAQEVFARDGLRAASLRAIAKQAGCDPALIYYHFDSKEAMFTALLARRFPPILQDLERVAAPGDPRSTALRLWEVVRIYHRHLKDDPAIRSLIRGEIVRGAEGLSDLIEARIRPIVMAIRSILDQGIARGELRADLHTLLGTFFLARMHLEILDLLPTVLPRLMGLPHDQAVETGLQVWFDLYWRGVARDPLAPLPPLPGLAADPIPIKETRP
- a CDS encoding efflux RND transporter periplasmic adaptor subunit, with protein sequence MRPADRHLPITTLVLLAGTAFLATGCGNHQENRLKLSGNIEVIQVEASFRVPGKVLERPVDEGQVVQAGQLIARLDARDLEQQVAMRQADAATARAALDAALAGSRKEEIEASRAALEQANADLRRLEPDEARLRDLQQQGILSVRDYEASRASLEAARGKVRQADQQFTLIRKGPRKEDIDQVRARFEQAQQALALARTQLGYATLTAPTAGVILSKNVEPMEYVSPGTAVVTMADLGQVWLRAYVEESDLGRVKVGQKAFVTSDSFPGKRYEGRVGFIASEAEFTPKTVQTRKERTKLVYRIKIDIPNPAQELKPGMPVDAEIALDGR
- a CDS encoding DUF4388 domain-containing protein yields the protein MSNLRGTLESIALTDVAQLLHVNRKTGMLQVTSGKTSGVLYFSNGEVIHAETVAGRGETAAFEILEWVSGHFEFLGTQIQVPASIRRTVPDLLMDSARLQDSRRRLHTIFPRLTAVPWPTMRPPQLLEGIKVFAEDRRIMPFFDGYRDFQDVMAATGQNDVAVLQAASLLKDAGRLEVLEPDAHVTVAELKTGLFKKADHLGLPKAMEGWWTVLGPYRHGVANVRVIWPKGPAVERVEFLPGLPEKHVAIPRELMQGWGLSEGAHVKVRPAP
- a CDS encoding DODA-type extradiol aromatic ring-opening family dioxygenase translates to MAESPSLPALFLAHGSPMLALEGGAWGAAVAALGEDLPPLRGILVCSAHWEAGGAFRLSSAEVPGVMHDFGGFPETLYALDYPAPGSPGLAAEAAFLLRATGMEAELEAQRPLDHGAWVPLRYLVPKADVPVVQLSLPRPRTPEQLLAAGRALAPLRDSGVLILGSGGIVHNLRRLDWQDASGPQPWALAFQDWVRARLAAGDAVGLTGWPGAPGATESVPTSEHLDPLFVALGAAQSVPEPVFEGWQLGSLSLASYRFA
- a CDS encoding ABC transporter permease; its protein translation is MLERLYRMLVKEFIQVLRNPRMRAVLFVMPVAQVIIIGYAVNTDVRHVPMAVYDLDRTPATRDLIARFEGSGCFDVVRRITSEPEIQEVLDSGEAKAVLRLNRGFAEALQGGGSARAQFLLDGSDSNTASVALTYAARISADFNRSLLEQRFSRTAGVHLDAEPIALVSRAWFNPNLDSRNFFVPGVLAMLVAVLTIILSSMSIVREREVGTMEQIMVTPIGRLEFILGKTIPFAVIGLVDVALIALIAVFWFRVPLLGFPPILFLGTGLYLLSTLGVGLFISTVSSTQQQAMMTAFFFMLPAFMLSGFVYPIANMPKVVQVLTYLNPLRYYLVIIRGVFLKGLGLEVLWPQMLALTALGTLMLLLAAGRFRKTMG